Part of the Apodemus sylvaticus chromosome 15, mApoSyl1.1, whole genome shotgun sequence genome is shown below.
gaaaggatagaaaataatacagcctaactctaatgaccccaagaaatcaggagtttaaaatgctatctcgctttgttagaaactaggtagagcaagagttcctgtgggcaccATGTCATGTCTACTTACTGTTCTACTTAAGATGGAAATGTTCTTACATTCCTTGAGGTGTGCCAATCTCGACCTGCTCCTCAGTATACTATAAAAATGCCTGGCTAAAAAGTAAAATTGCAGCAGATTCAGACTGCTCTCTGGTGTGCCTGTCTGTCATTACCTCGCCTTACCTGTGCCTTCCAGAGTAGTGAAGCCCTGGTTCCTCACAGTCGTGACTTCCCTGGCTGGGTCAGTCCATggtattaaaatatgaaaaaaatggcTTAGAAATACCTTAAAAAGTATTTGTTATCCATAGCAATTagggaaataaaaactaaagcaaCTTAGATTTAATCCCGCCCCAGTCATTACAGTGAAGACCAACTACACAACTGACAACAAATGCTGCTGATGGAGTTGGGGAAAGGGAACTCTCATTCACTGCTGATTGGAATGCAAATTGATGGAGTCAATCAGAAATCAATGCCAAgaatcctttaaaaaagaaaaataaatttaccaTATGTCCCAGCTATAACATTCCTTTACATATGCTCAAAATGACAGATATTATCCTACACCAAAGATAATTGCTTAgatgtttttattactgtttgATTCACAGTAGCCATCAAATGGAATTGACCTAGATGTGCTTCAATAGATGAGTGGATAACAAAAATCCCATATGCTTACTCAATGAAATAcagttaagaaataaataaaagtgaaatcaTGAAATGTTTAGCTAAATGAACAgatgtaaaatatatacattgaGTGATGTAACCTAGCCCCAGAGAGGTAAAAGTTGCATATTCTTTCTCATTGGCATTACCTAGCTCCTAAGGCTTGGTTTCAGTGGTATAGCCATAGAAACAAAGTGAAACCACGAAACTGTAAAGAAAACATAGCAGAGGCTGCTTGTGAAGAAGATGTGAAGATACAGGTTATATGAACAGTAGAAAACAGTAAAATAAGGGGGAGGGCTCCAACTGTGGAAAGGAGAAAGCAACACAGAAGTAGAAGGTGGGATGAGGGACAAATAACACCAATATTGTTTGACAAATCCTCAGGGAATAACATTACATTTTATGTATACAAAATTATAGACatgtaattttaataataataaatgtgtaattaataataaatatcttccatatatatacatatatgttgaaGATTATATATTAGCTGGGCTTACAGTGCTTCTCACAAGACCCAAAGAcgaaaaaaaaacagtatcatGTATAACCAATCTCTATTAATATCTTTGGTCAGTATCATCCAAGTAACTCCCAAACTAATATAGGTTATTAGGTACAATATAACATAGATTACTTCCCAGAAACAGAAGTTAGAGGCCTACTTCTGAAGACATTGTATACTTAGGACAGGAGTCTAAGATTATACAAGCTACATCTAAACTGAAAGTCTCCTTTCTGGTGACTAGCTTCCATAGTTCCAAAAATACTACTCTAGCTACAATGTGGGGGAAGAACTTGATAGTCTTTCTCAGCTGCAACCTTTATTAGCCACATTAATGACTAGCATGGCCAGATTTCTCTAAAAGTGCAATAAGTGACAATCACATGTTAGTGGTAACCAATGCTTATCTAGTTAAACTTAAGACTCACTCAACATTATAGAAGTTATGCTGAGGCATCTACCAGAAGCAGTATACTCATGGACTATGCAAAACAAATCTACTATTGCCACTTGACTAGATCAACATGATGCCTTAACACAATCTAAATCTTTTCCTTATATCTACAGATAAATGTAGCTATCACCCCTCATTAAAGAAACTTCTTTATGGCAAAtgtggacacacaaaaccacaactggcaaaaatgaaaatatcaacagATCATGGAAATCCTAATGTATCATATGACATGCATAGGCACATTTCCTGAGTTACACAGGAACAGTATAGGTGACAAAACAAAGATAGGCTGTGAAGTATATGCAATTCTACAATGTGGAAAATGGATCAGGTCTGAAAAGTAATTGTGTACTGATTCATTTTCTTCAGcaagaaaatgtaatttaaaaaaattgtccaCCAAAAAGCTCTGGCATCAGTGCAGAGAAACCTTTGGGACTTGATTGAAAAGTTAGAAACCTTGCACTGTAATGGGCATAATTATTAACATGGACTTGTAGGTCACCTCTGGGATTTTCATTCTCTTAAATTCGAACATTTAAAGAATTGCACATATATTATCATGAGTTCTGACTCTAGTACCATAAAGCAAAAAATGTACTGAGAAAAAATCCTCTCAGTAAAATCAGGTAAAAGGGGTATtctaatttatttcttctattaacttTGCCATCCAATATATTAGCTACTAATTATATTCTTCCTAACTTTCAACTCCTTTCTGGTCTTCTTGATAATGAAACATgtatgaaaataataattaatttgactTTCTGAAAGGATATTTTAGAATATCCACAAGATCACAAAATATTCTACTAGTAATGCATGTTATTTCTGTGTTAGATAACTTTATACATTGCATTTAGTTATTAGAACAAGGAAATTTCAACTGTCTTTTTTAATTGTTCTGATTATAGAAATATAAACACATTAAGACCATCAAATAATCATGATTAACTTTGTCATATGTCCTAATACAACTGATAACAGGAAACAAACTAGAATTCCAATAtacttttaaagtttaaaaagtttTTGGCCTAAGCATTGGAAACAAGTTTAAGATGCAAAATTATTTAATAGATTTTATCTACTATAGTATTACATAGAAAATCACAATATTCTAATGAAGTTTTACAATAAAGGAAGGACCTTGTTTCATAAAGGAAGATGTTGAACATTGTTCTTTTAGATACTTTTTATTAAgtcaaattatttctttctttaaatttttgtccatatagtatattttgatcatgttctttCCCATCCTTAACCTGTTCCAAGTTACTTGGTTGTGAAAACCAGAGGTCTTAGATGACTTCAAGAAAACTGCACCAAGACTCTTATTAAAGTAATAATGCTGTGAGCAAGGGTAAGCTGACCTTAGGATTCATTAGTAGGATATAGAAAATAAGGTCACCTGATAAAGGTCACTAACTGAAGCTGGGGTtggaattaacattttttttacatcATCACATATTCTACTTCAGAATTCTGTAGATATAAGCCTCAAAATGCATATAGTATAGCCAAAAATTATTGACACACAtatgtggaaaaataaaacaatataaattatgcaATTATGCAGGAAATATGTATTTTGTTGATTAAGGATGATATGACCTCACTATTCAAAATATGACACTAGTGTCTAGGAAATCAAGTTAAAATTTGGTTTTACAGTTTCACATGCAAAATGTCTTTTACTGAAAAGAAGAAGGATTTAGATATTTGGGGAAAAGAAACATGAATAATGCTATGGGAAAAGTCACTGTTTTTGAAAGTTTTTGTGACAGAGGGAAAAGAGAACTGAGACGTAAATATCTATGAAGATTTATTTCTTCAACatctcaattttatttcattaaacatGAATCTCTTCCCCTTAGCATTAGTGATTTTTCTACAATCcctaatatatacatttaaaatacctctgacactttttaaaatacattccaCCTGGGAGAGATATGAAAGTaattttgtcatatttatatACAACTTATTTTAATTTGAGGGTAGAAGGtgagaggaaaaatgaaaaattaaaacaatttatttgAGGACACTAAACCGAATCTGAGTAACTTaaagttttttgtgtttttacatGCTTACAGGAAAGCAACCCTTTTTCAATTTACTTTTCTACCCTGGAGGTATCAAGTAGGTCAATGAACTTTGAGAAACAAAGATGGCTATCTTTTAAGGGAAAAAATTAGAAACTACAGAGCTTCATTACAAAGATAGTGGGTAAACTTGAAAAACAAATCTTCTGTCTGTTATACAAAGTAAAGTAGGAAATGGACAGACCACAGTTGCAATCTGACATCCCTATCACTTGTCAACAGAGAAGCTGAAGATGACCAAGGACAACTACTCCTTGACAACAGAGTTCATCCTCATAGGATTCTCAGATCACCCAGACTTGAAGACACTTCTGTTCTTACTGTTCTCTGCAATCTATCTAGTCACCATGGTGGGAAACCTTGGGCTGGTGGCCTTGATCTACAAAGAGCCTCgtctccacacacccatgtacatcTTTCTGGGCAACCTGGCTCTGATGGACTCCTGCTGCTCCTGTGCCATCACTCCCAAGATGCTAGAGAACTTCTTTTCTGTGGACAGAAGGATTTCTCTCTATGAATGCATGGCACAGTTCTACTTTCTCTGTCTTGCTGAAACAGCAGACTGCTTTCTTCTGGCAgcaatggcctatgaccgctatgtggccatatgCAACCCACTGCAGTACCACAGCATGATGTCCAAGAAGCTCTGCCTTCAGATGACCACAGGAGCCTACATAGCAGGAAACTTACATTCCACAATTCACAAAGGGTTCTTGTTCAGGTTAACATTCTGCAGGTCTCACACAATCAATCACTTCTTTTGTGATGTCCTTCCACTATACAGACTTTCATGTGTTGACCCTTATATCAATGAACTGATGATACTCATCTTTGCTGGTTCAATTCAAACTTTTACCATTACTACAGTCCTGAtttcttatttttacattattttcactATATTCAGAATGAAGTCCAGGGAGGGAAGAAGCAAAGCTTTATCTACCTGTGCATCCCACTTCCTGTCTGTGTCAATATTCTATGGGTCTCTCCTCTACATGTATATTCGACCAAGTTCAGTTAATGAAGAGTATAAAGACATGCCGGTTGCTATTTGTTATACTCTGGTAATTCCTTTATTAAACCCATTTATTTATAGTCTGAGAAATAAAGAAGTAATTAATGTGATGAAGAGAGCAATGAAGAGACAATAGTAAAAGCTCTTTGAAATGAACTTGAACTTCAAGTACATCTATGGATACTTATCAAAAGGCAGAAAAGcacaactttgtaattttatacattaaataatagaaataagaTATACATTATTCATATTATGCCAGAAGAAATGAGATTATTAAATTTTACTTAGAAATCTTAAATGCTAGATGTATTAAAAGTTATAAGAGGAATGAGTTCTTGACAATCCTACAAATGCTGGAAATGTACATTAGCATGTGTAAAGGTggctttttattaattattggtAAAAAACTTTCATCCCAAATCAcgaaataaaatctcaaaaacttTGCAATATCCTTTCTAATAACTCTTTGCTTAAAATTTCCATTCCTTTGAAGCTAGCTGTATGCTTGTCTAGTTTTACCTTCACCTCATTTTTGACTCCGTATTTATACAGATTGTCTcagtcaaaattattttattttgttttttgttagacatattcttcatttacatttccaatgatttcccctttcctgtttcccccatccctgaaagtcccataagccctctcacCTCCCCCTGTTGCCAAaacaaccccctccttcttccctctcctagtattcccctacagtgctgcattgagcctttccaggacctggggccactccttccttcttcttgggcatcattcgatatgtgaactgtgtcttgggtattccaagcttctgagcaaatatccacttattggtaactgcataccatatgtgttcttttgtgattgggtaacttCAGTTAGGATAATAtcttccagttctacccatttggctaagagtttcatgaattcattggttttaattgctgagtagtaattAAATTTGGTATATGGTAATATGGTAAatttccatagtgtaaatataccaccttttcggtattgattcctccattgagggacatctaggttctttccaggctctggctattataaatagactgctatgaacatagtggtgcatgtgtccttattacacactggggaatcttctgggtatttgaCCAGGAGAGTATATCGGGGTTCTCTGGTTGTAtcatgtcaagttttctgaggaagcaccaaacTAATTTcgagaatggttgtaccatcttgcaatctcaccagcagtggaggagtgttcctttctccacatcctcgccagcacttgtttcctcctgagtttttgatcttagccatgctgactggtgtgaggtgaaatatcaaggttgttttgatttgcatttccctgatgactgaggattttgaacatttctttaggtgcttctcagccatttgatattgctcaggtgagaattctttgtttagccctgtaccccattttttcatagggttatttggctctccggagtttaacttcttgagttctttctatatactgtatattagccctatgtcagatgtggggttggtaaagatcttttcccaatttgttggttgccattttgtcctatcgatagtgtcctttgccttacagaaactttgtaattttatgaggtcccatttgtcaattcttgatcttagagcataagctattggtattctgttcaggaaattgtcctctgtgcccatttcctcaaggctcttccccactttcttttctattagtttcagtgtatctagttttatgtggaggtccttgatccactttgacttgaacttaatacaaggagataagaatggattgatttgcattcttctgcattctagcCTCCAGTTGAAAGaccacaatttgttgaaaaggctatctttttttcactgcatggttttagctcctttgacaaagatcacaggtgtgtgggttcatttctattccattgatctaccttcctgtcacggtgccaataccatgcagtttttaaccctattgctctaTGGTACTGCTGGgggtcctggatactgattcccccagaagttcttttactgttgagaatatttttaactattctgggtttttttttttttttgttattccagatgaatttgagatttgctctctctaactctatgaagaattgagttgggattctgacggggattgcattgaatatctatattgcttttggcaagatggccatctttttttttttttttttttttttttttttttttttttttttttgctatactaatcctgacaa
Proteins encoded:
- the LOC127665537 gene encoding olfactory receptor Olfr180-like; amino-acid sequence: MTKDNYSLTTEFILIGFSDHPDLKTLLFLLFSAIYLVTMVGNLGLVALIYKEPRLHTPMYIFLGNLALMDSCCSCAITPKMLENFFSVDRRISLYECMAQFYFLCLAETADCFLLAAMAYDRYVAICNPLQYHSMMSKKLCLQMTTGAYIAGNLHSTIHKGFLFRLTFCRSHTINHFFCDVLPLYRLSCVDPYINELMILIFAGSIQTFTITTVLISYFYIIFTIFRMKSREGRSKALSTCASHFLSVSIFYGSLLYMYIRPSSVNEEYKDMPVAICYTLVIPLLNPFIYSLRNKEVINVMKRAMKRQ